Proteins encoded together in one Vigna angularis cultivar LongXiaoDou No.4 chromosome 5, ASM1680809v1, whole genome shotgun sequence window:
- the LOC108338797 gene encoding pentatricopeptide repeat-containing protein At4g25270, chloroplastic, which produces MISILVRFPPNATSLCAQKKNKNKNKTWKERRLEGQERRNVLCYPKPKSTPLLIHRRPPPQTHLEALEQVITNLEDSIEKGIKIDPEIYASLLEICYRLQAIHLGIRLHCLIPTFMLRRNFGISSKLLRLYAACGYVDDAHELFDQMSNRDTSAFPWNSLISGYAQMGLYDDAIALYFQMVEEGVEPDFFTFPRVLKVCARIGSLRLGEEVHRHLVRAGFSIDGFVLNALVDMYSKCGDIVKAQKIFDKMPHRDTISWNSMLTAYVHHDLEIGAMNIFYQMILEGCEPDSVSISTILTCVSSLCLGVQIHGWVIRRGLDWNLSIANSLMVMYSSHGRLEKACWIFNQMPERDVVSWNSIISAHRKRREALALLEQMEEAGVEPDKITFVSILSACAHLVLVKEGERVFALMCKKYKIKPIMEHYGCMVNLYGRAGLIKKAYSIILDGMGYEAAGPTLWGALLYACFLHGDTTIGEIAANRLFDLEPDNEHNFVLLMEIYENSGRLEDMERVRMMMVDRGLDY; this is translated from the coding sequence ATGATAAGCATACTAGTAAGGTTCCCTCCAAATGCCACGAGCTTGTGCGCccaaaagaagaataagaacaaaaataaaacttggAAAGAGAGACGTTTGGAAGGCCAAGAAAGAAGAAATGTTCTTTGTTACCCAAAACCCAAATCAACCCCACTCCTTATCCATCGCCGTCCTCCTCCCCAAACCCATTTGGAAGCACTTGAACAAGTCATCACAAACCTTGAAGACTCTATTGAGAAGGGCATCAAAATCGACCCTGAAATATATGCCTCTTTATTAGAAATATGCTATCGCTTGCAAGCCATTCATCTTGGTATCAGACTCCATTGCCTTATCCCAACATTCATGTTGCGTAGAAATTTTGGCATCTCTTCCAAGCTTCTTAGGTTGTATGCGGCGTGTGGGTATGTGGACGATGCCCACGAGCTGTTTGATCAAATGTCTAATAGGGACACGTCTGCATTTCCTTGGAATTCACTCATCTCAGGGTATGCCCAAATGGGCCTCTATGACGACGCCATTGCACTCTACTTCCAAATGGTAGAAGAAGGTGTTGAACCTGACTTTTTCACCTTCCCTAGAGTTCTCAAAGTTTGTGCTAGAATTGGGTCTCTTCGACTGGGCGAAGAAGTGCATCGCCATTTGGTTCGTGCTGGATTTTCCATTGATGGGTTTGTGCTTAATGCACTTGTTGACATGTATTCGAAGTGTGGTGATATTGTAAAGGCACAAAAGATCTTTGACAAGATGCCTCATAGAGACACCATTTCGTGGAATTCCATGCTCACTGCATATGTTCATCATGACCTTGAGATTGGGGCAATGAACATTTTCTACCAAATGATTTTGGAAGGGTGTGAACCTGATTCTGTAAGCATATCCACTATTCTTACATGTGTGTCTTCGCTATGTCTAGGTGTCCAAATTCATGGATGGGTAATTCGGCGAGGACTTGATTGGAACTTGTCCATAGCTAATTCCTTGATGGTGATGTACTCCAGTCATGGTAGGTTAGAAAAGGCATGTTGGATATTCAATCAAATGCCAGAGAGGGATGTTGTTTCGTGGAATTCTATAATATCTGCACATCGCAAACGTCGGGAAGCCCTCGCCTTGTTGGAGCAAATGGAAGAAGCGGGTGTTGAGCCTgataaaataacatttgtttcaatattatcAGCTTGTGCCCACTTAGTTTTGGTGAAGGAGggagagagagtatttgctttgatgtgcaaaaaatataaaataaaaccaattatGGAACATTATGGTTGTATGGTTAACCTTTATGGAAGAGCAGGACTAATTAAAAAGGCTTATAGCATCATATTGGATGGAATGGGCTATGAGGCTGCAGGTCCAACTCTTTGGGGAGCTTTATTGTATGCCTGCTTTTTGCATGGAGACACAACTATAGGGGAGATTGCTGCAAACAGGCTTTTTGATTTGGAGCCAGACAACGAGCATAACTTTGTACTTCTTATGGAGATTTATGAAAATTCAGGCAGATTAGAGGACATGGAGAGAGTTAGAATGATGATGGTTGACAGAGGATTGGATTATTAG
- the LOC108338798 gene encoding uncharacterized protein LOC108338798, producing the protein MSRPMEEDTAAGKNEEEEFNTGPLSVLMTSVKNNTQVLINCRNNKKLLGRVRAFDRHCNMVLENVREMWTEVPKTGKGKKKAQPVNKDRFISKMFLRGDSVIIVLRNPK; encoded by the exons ATGAG CCGGCCAATGGAGGAAGAT ACTGCTGCGGGGAAGAATGAGGAAGAGGAGTTCAACACAGGACCACTATCTGTACTAATGACGAGTGTTAAAAATAATACCCAG GTATTGATAAATTGTCGGAATAACAAAAAGCTTCTGGGTCGTGTAAGAGCTTTTGATAGGCACTGCAACATGGTTCTTGAAAATGTGAGGGAGATGTGGACCGAG GTGCCCAAGACTggtaaaggaaagaaaaaggcCCAGCCAGTGAACAAGGATAGATTCATTAGCAAAATGTTCCTCCGTGGAGATTCTGTCATCATTGTTCTTAGGAACCCCAAATGA
- the LOC108339501 gene encoding two-component response regulator ARR14 codes for MGKISSEKKVFSEYPSNLKVLAIDTDPIVLEFIKKVCNEYCYEVITCTESLSAAIILQEKKSTIDLILMEVHMPHMDGYEFLLTTQEINVPKLMMSFDDSKKSVMKTIKLGACDYMIKPLHEDRLRNMWTHVVRKSMNEDKMRKNIRNSLEDDNQNSRFVFSSSDEISREVGNAGQSKKPRVVWTTDLHGKFVKAVNQLGLENAVPNKIQQLMNTPHLTRNHVASHLQKYRNVLKEKARREKERQPEPKREQQSVPDIQMDNHHAEEAFGFALSDPVAIYPTIAIPQNFPQTLDSECGVWSPYNAILAENEAMLQRNTVSLDSLQQQQQQQHQQKNMQSSVLQQLQQKLQEQLQQQLQQQLQQQQQQLQQQQQQNMQSSVMQNQVPWINFQPSSVIISENPYLVTQNDNFGRNIDQRSIQ; via the exons ATGGGCAAGATTTCTTCTGAGAAGAAGGTTTTTTCTGAATATCCATCAAATCTTAAGGTTCTAGCCATTGATACTGACCCTATAGTTCTTGAGTTCATCAAGAAAGTGTGTAATGAATACTGTTATGAAG TTATCACATGCACAGAATCGCTATCTGCCGCTATAATTTTGCAGGAAAAGAAGTCCACCATTGATTTGATTCTAATGGAAGTTCATATGCCACATATGGATGGCTATGAATTCTTGCTTACCACCCAAGAAATCAATGTTCCTAAACTCA TGATGTCTTTCGATGATAGTAAGAAATCTGTGATGAAGACTATCAAACTTGGAGCTTGTGATTATATGATTAAGCCTTTGCATGAGGATCGGCTGAGAAACATGTGGACACATGTTGTTAGAAAATCCATGAATGAGGATAAGATGAGAAAAAATATCCGTAATAGCTTAGAAGATGATAATCAGAATTCTAGATTTGTGTTTTCTTCTAGCGATGAAATTTCAAGAGAAGTTGGTAATGCTGGTCAATCAAAGAAGCCTCGTGTAGTGTGGACAACAGATCTGCATGGGAAATTTGTCAAAGCTGTGAATCAACTTGGACTTGAAA ATGCTGTGCCAAACAAGATTCAGCAACTCATGAATACGCCTCATTTGACAAGAAATCATGTTGCAAGCCATTTGCAG AAATATAGAAATGTTTTGAAGGAAAAAGctaggagagagaaagagagacaacCAGAACCAAAAAGAGAGCAGCAATCTGTCCCAGATATACAAATGGATAATCATCATGCAGAAGAAGCTTTTGGTTTTGCACTCAGTGATCCAGTTGCTATTTATCCAACCATTGCTATTCCTCAGAATTTTCCACAGACTCTAGATTCTGAATGTGGAGTATGGTCTCCATATAATGCAATCTTAGCAGAAAATGAGGCTATGCTTCAGAGAAACACTGTGTCATTGGATTCAttgcagcagcagcagcagcagcagcatcaGCAGAAGAACATGCAGTCTTCAGTGTTGCAGCAGCTGCAGCAGAAGCTCCAGGAGCAGCTGCAGCAGCAGCTCCAGCAGCAGCtccagcagcagcagcagcagctccagcagcagcagcagcagaaCATGCAGTCTTCAGTGATGCAGAATCAAGTTCCTTGGATAAATTTTCAACCATCTTCTGTGATAATTTCTGAAAATCCATATTTGGTGACCCAGAATGATAACTTTGGCAGAAACATTGATCAGAGAAGCATTCAGTAA